Proteins encoded in a region of the Mycolicibacterium chitae genome:
- a CDS encoding MCE family protein: MTRNARIGVAAVLVLTLVAGAVLLLRSGGPLNRNHVVAYFDNSNGIFVGDDVRILGVNVGRIDKIEPEYNRVKISFSYDGNYKVPADAKAAILSPALVTGRAIQLTPVYSGGPVLANNAVIDQDRTAVPVEWADFREQLNRLAENLEPTEPGGVSTLGALVNTTADNLRGQGANIRETVIKLSQAFSALGDHSTDIFSTVKNLSILVSALQDSTNLMRQLNQNLANVTGLLADDPGEVAAAISDLNAALGDVQSFVADNRETLGTTSEKLAAVTQTLNDSLDDIKQLLHVAPNTLQNYINIYQPAQGAATSALAIANFQNPVSFLCGAIQAASRLGAEQSAKLCTQYLAPIVKNRQYNFLPIGQNLFVGTQARPNEVTYSEDWLRPDYIPPPGQVPAPPAAAPAGPDAPPAPAPAGPPLAAEQMVATNPADGLSGLMVHSGGGQ; this comes from the coding sequence CTGACCCGTAACGCCCGCATCGGCGTGGCCGCGGTGCTGGTGCTGACCCTGGTGGCCGGCGCGGTGCTGCTGCTGCGCTCCGGTGGCCCGCTGAACCGCAACCACGTGGTGGCCTACTTCGACAACAGCAACGGCATCTTCGTCGGCGACGACGTCCGCATCCTCGGCGTCAACGTCGGCCGGATCGACAAGATCGAACCGGAGTACAACCGGGTCAAGATCTCGTTCTCCTATGACGGCAACTACAAGGTGCCCGCGGACGCGAAGGCCGCCATCCTGTCGCCGGCACTGGTGACCGGCCGCGCCATCCAGCTGACCCCGGTGTACTCCGGCGGCCCGGTGCTGGCCAACAACGCGGTGATCGATCAGGACCGCACCGCGGTCCCGGTGGAATGGGCCGACTTCCGCGAACAACTCAACCGGCTCGCGGAGAACCTGGAGCCCACCGAACCGGGCGGCGTCAGCACGCTGGGCGCCCTGGTCAACACGACGGCGGACAACCTGCGCGGGCAGGGCGCCAACATCCGCGAGACGGTGATCAAGCTGTCGCAGGCCTTCTCGGCGCTGGGCGATCACAGCACCGACATCTTCAGCACCGTCAAGAACCTGTCGATCCTGGTGTCGGCGCTGCAGGACAGCACCAACCTGATGCGTCAGCTCAACCAGAACCTGGCCAACGTCACCGGCCTGCTCGCCGACGATCCCGGTGAGGTCGCCGCGGCGATCAGCGATCTCAACGCCGCGCTCGGCGACGTGCAGTCCTTCGTGGCCGACAACCGCGAGACGCTGGGCACCACCTCGGAGAAGCTCGCCGCGGTGACCCAGACGCTCAACGACAGCCTCGACGACATCAAGCAGCTGCTCCACGTCGCACCGAACACGCTGCAGAACTACATCAACATCTATCAGCCCGCCCAGGGCGCGGCGACCAGCGCGCTGGCCATCGCGAACTTCCAGAACCCGGTGTCGTTCCTGTGCGGCGCAATTCAGGCCGCCTCGCGTCTCGGCGCCGAGCAGTCCGCGAAGCTGTGCACGCAGTACCTCGCGCCGATCGTCAAGAACCGGCAGTACAACTTCCTGCCCATCGGGCAGAACCTGTTCGTCGGCACCCAGGCGCGTCCGAACGAGGTGACCTACTCCGAGGACTGGCTGCGGCCGGACTACATTCCGCCGCCAGGACAGGTACCGGCGCCGCCCGCGGCCGCACCGGCCGGACCCGACGCGCCGCCGGCGCCGGCGCCGGCGGGACCGCCGCTGGCCGCCGAGCAGATGGTCGCCACCAACCCGGCCGACGGACTGTCCGGCCTGATGGTCCACTCGGGAGGTGGGCAATGA
- a CDS encoding MCE family protein, which yields MKPFAERNPYVIGLIGIVGVAALVLAALNYQNLPGFNQGKTYSAYFDDAGGLYDGAEVQVSGFESGKVTGISLEDQQVLVKFKVNKNIRLGDRAEAAIKTKTVLGTKYLDVIPRGDGQLSDTIPRDRTTSPYQLPDALGDLTMTISGLNTDQLSDSLRVLSDTFADTPPDLRIAVEGVARFSDVLNEKDAQLRELLANANKSTHVLAERSEQVVSLVSNTNALMAELQSQSAALDQISGNISTLSRQLRGFIAENRETMQPALEKLNGVLATIDNRRDRVKQSINMLATYAMSLGETVGSGPFFKSYIANLLPGQFVQPFIDAAFSDLGLDPNVLLPSELTDPQVGQPGTPALPVPYPRTGQGGEPRLNLPDAITGNPGDQACGPPGIPLSGTHCYPYREPGPAPAPGGPPPGPPAAAPAGVASTPQPPRPPMLQTAPGQTPPVTQAVVPAPQGPAPGPVEGEAGQ from the coding sequence ATGAAACCCTTCGCAGAGCGCAACCCCTACGTGATCGGGCTGATCGGCATCGTCGGTGTGGCGGCGCTGGTCCTGGCGGCGCTGAACTATCAGAACCTGCCCGGCTTCAACCAGGGCAAGACCTACAGCGCCTACTTCGACGACGCCGGCGGGCTGTATGACGGTGCCGAGGTGCAGGTTTCGGGTTTCGAGTCCGGCAAGGTCACCGGGATCTCGTTGGAGGACCAGCAGGTGCTGGTGAAGTTCAAGGTGAACAAGAACATCCGGCTCGGCGACCGGGCCGAGGCCGCCATCAAGACCAAGACCGTGCTGGGCACCAAGTACCTCGACGTCATTCCGCGCGGCGACGGGCAACTCAGCGACACCATCCCGCGGGACCGCACCACCTCGCCGTACCAATTGCCCGACGCGCTGGGCGATCTGACGATGACCATCAGCGGTCTGAACACCGACCAGCTCTCCGATTCGCTGCGGGTGCTCTCCGACACCTTCGCCGACACCCCGCCGGATCTGCGGATCGCGGTCGAGGGGGTGGCCCGGTTCTCCGACGTCCTCAACGAGAAGGACGCGCAACTGCGGGAATTGCTGGCCAACGCCAACAAGTCGACCCACGTGCTGGCCGAACGCAGCGAGCAGGTGGTCAGCCTGGTGAGCAACACCAACGCGCTGATGGCCGAATTGCAAAGCCAGAGCGCGGCTCTGGATCAGATCTCGGGCAACATCTCTACGCTGAGCCGGCAGTTGCGCGGCTTCATCGCCGAGAACCGCGAGACCATGCAGCCGGCGCTGGAGAAGCTCAACGGCGTGCTAGCCACGATCGACAACCGGCGCGACCGCGTGAAGCAGTCCATCAACATGCTGGCCACCTACGCGATGTCGCTGGGCGAGACGGTGGGCTCCGGACCATTCTTCAAGTCCTACATCGCCAACCTGCTGCCCGGTCAGTTCGTGCAGCCGTTCATCGACGCCGCGTTCTCCGACCTCGGCTTGGACCCGAATGTGTTGCTGCCGTCCGAACTCACCGACCCGCAGGTCGGCCAGCCCGGCACCCCGGCGCTGCCCGTGCCGTACCCGCGGACCGGCCAGGGTGGCGAGCCGCGCCTGAACCTGCCCGACGCCATCACCGGCAACCCGGGAGACCAGGCGTGCGGCCCGCCCGGCATCCCGCTGTCCGGCACGCACTGCTACCCGTATCGCGAACCCGGACCCGCACCGGCGCCGGGTGGACCGCCGCCCGGACCGCCCGCCGCCGCCCCGGCCGGGGTGGCGTCGACTCCGCAGCCGCCGAGGCCGCCGATGCTGCAGACGGCGCCGGGCCAGACGCCCCCGGTGACGCAGGCCGTGGTGCCGGCGCCGCAGGGCCCGGCCCCGGGCCCGGTTGAAGGGGAGGCCGGACAGTGA
- a CDS encoding tetratricopeptide repeat protein, whose translation MADDAAAPEGELTESTGTELTESPEESSESPQDATLEASADDADSATEAGGVADETADAELPDDEVKAEPQPGRLRRVLIGALAGLLVLGLVGGLGWLGWSVYQQQQAQQQRDVFVQLGRQAAINLTTIDFEDAEAGVQRILDSATGTFYDDFSQRSGPFTEVVKQAQSKSTGEVTAAGLESEEGDRAQVLVAVTVQTSNAGAPEQAPRMWRMRISVENTDDGQTKVSNVEFVP comes from the coding sequence ATGGCAGACGATGCTGCTGCCCCCGAAGGGGAACTGACCGAGTCAACCGGAACGGAGTTGACCGAGTCCCCCGAGGAGTCATCGGAATCGCCGCAAGACGCCACCCTGGAAGCCAGCGCTGACGACGCCGATTCGGCTACCGAGGCCGGCGGGGTCGCGGACGAAACCGCCGACGCGGAACTCCCCGACGACGAGGTGAAGGCCGAACCGCAGCCGGGCCGGCTGCGGCGGGTGCTGATCGGTGCTCTCGCCGGGCTGTTGGTGCTCGGCCTCGTCGGCGGCCTGGGCTGGCTCGGCTGGTCGGTCTATCAGCAACAGCAGGCCCAGCAGCAGCGCGATGTCTTCGTGCAGTTGGGCCGGCAGGCCGCGATCAACCTGACCACCATCGACTTCGAGGACGCCGAGGCCGGGGTGCAGCGCATCCTCGACTCGGCGACCGGGACGTTCTACGACGACTTCTCGCAGCGCTCCGGACCGTTCACCGAGGTGGTCAAGCAGGCGCAGTCCAAGTCCACCGGAGAGGTGACGGCCGCCGGACTGGAATCCGAGGAGGGCGACCGCGCGCAGGTGCTGGTCGCCGTGACGGTGCAGACGTCCAATGCCGGTGCGCCCGAGCAGGCGCCCCGGATGTGGCGGATGCGGATCTCGGTGGAGAACACCGATGACGGCCAGACCAAGGTGTCGAATGTGGAGTTCGTGCCGTGA
- a CDS encoding MCE family protein → MEHDDKGLRPAWWTLILIAFLAALVWITAALFTGSLNKYVDVTVTSERSGLVMESGAKVKLRGVQVGRVSTIHGGGTGPDAVSLRLEIDPDQVQHIPANVGAQIRATTAFGAKFVDLIYPEDPSDQRLAEGQVLKSENVSTEVNTVFENLVGVLEQVDTSKLNATLSALADGVRGEGERIGQATTDANQVLLALNPRADTIRADWQALEGFSDAYSAAANNIVTTLDAVSTTSVTISNNSGPLDALLLNVIGLSNSGIELLAPNQANLVNAINVLEPTTNLLHKYNPQYTCMLVGAHWLLENGGYEATGGNGKSFIVDGGALAGDDQYRFPDHLPIIGAKGGPGGKPGCGSLPIVDENWPVRALVTNTGWGTGVDIRPNPGIGFPAWANYLPVTRGVPEPPSVRNLFGGPAPGPTVGNPPKVIPEPGDWPYGAPMYAPDGTPLWNNLPPAPPPGAPRDPGPTPGTEPFVVPFPGTVPFPNPPPPVPAAPTP, encoded by the coding sequence ATGGAACACGACGACAAGGGCCTGCGGCCGGCATGGTGGACGCTCATCCTGATCGCCTTCCTGGCCGCCCTGGTGTGGATCACCGCGGCACTGTTCACCGGGTCGCTGAACAAGTACGTCGACGTCACCGTGACCTCGGAGCGTTCCGGTCTGGTGATGGAATCCGGCGCCAAGGTGAAGCTTCGCGGCGTGCAGGTCGGCCGGGTCAGCACCATCCACGGTGGCGGCACGGGACCCGACGCCGTCTCGCTGCGCCTGGAGATCGATCCGGACCAGGTCCAGCACATCCCCGCCAACGTCGGCGCGCAGATCCGCGCGACGACGGCGTTCGGCGCCAAGTTCGTCGACCTGATCTATCCCGAGGACCCCAGCGACCAACGGCTGGCCGAGGGGCAGGTGCTCAAGTCGGAGAATGTCAGCACCGAGGTCAACACCGTCTTCGAGAACCTGGTCGGGGTGCTCGAGCAGGTCGACACCTCCAAGCTCAACGCGACCCTGTCGGCGCTGGCCGACGGCGTGCGCGGCGAAGGTGAGCGGATCGGGCAGGCCACCACCGACGCCAATCAGGTGCTGCTGGCGCTGAATCCGCGCGCCGACACCATCCGCGCCGACTGGCAGGCGCTCGAGGGCTTCAGCGACGCCTACAGCGCCGCGGCCAACAACATCGTCACCACCCTGGACGCGGTGAGCACCACCAGCGTCACGATCTCCAACAACTCCGGACCGCTGGATGCGTTGCTGCTCAACGTGATCGGGTTGTCCAACAGCGGCATCGAGCTGTTGGCGCCGAACCAGGCGAACCTGGTCAACGCGATCAACGTGCTCGAGCCGACCACCAACCTGCTGCACAAGTACAACCCGCAGTACACCTGCATGCTCGTCGGTGCGCACTGGCTGCTGGAGAACGGCGGCTACGAGGCCACCGGCGGCAACGGCAAGTCGTTCATCGTCGACGGCGGCGCGCTGGCCGGCGACGACCAGTACCGCTTCCCCGACCACCTGCCGATCATCGGCGCCAAGGGCGGTCCGGGCGGCAAGCCCGGCTGCGGTTCGCTGCCCATCGTCGACGAGAACTGGCCGGTGCGCGCGCTGGTGACCAACACCGGCTGGGGCACCGGGGTCGACATCCGCCCCAACCCGGGTATCGGCTTCCCGGCCTGGGCCAACTACCTGCCCGTCACCCGTGGCGTGCCGGAGCCGCCGAGCGTGCGCAACCTGTTCGGCGGGCCCGCCCCCGGACCGACCGTCGGCAACCCGCCCAAGGTCATCCCCGAGCCGGGCGACTGGCCCTACGGCGCCCCGATGTACGCACCGGACGGCACCCCGCTGTGGAACAACCTGCCGCCGGCGCCGCCACCCGGTGCGCCGCGGGACCCCGGCCCCACCCCGGGTACGGAACCGTTCGTGGTGCCGTTCCCCGGAACGGTCCCGTTCCCGAACCCACCGCCACCCGTACCGGCGGCCCCGACGCCCTGA
- a CDS encoding MCE family protein, producing MRGNLGGAAWRLAVFIAVCLLGMFTLFAVFAELRFEKELDYRAHFSNVTGLENDDFVRIAGVEVGKVKNINVNDDGTVMVDFTADESVVLTEGNRAVIRYDDLIGGRYLALVEGAGGTARLDPGDTIPMTQTQPALDLDALIGGFRPLFRALEPEQINALSGQLISALQGQGATIGSFLSQTASLTNTLADRDQLIGEVIVNLNTVLGSLAGQSEQFDKGVVAISELVQTLGERKQDIANGIAYTSEAAGTVADLLSAARPPLQKVVTETDRSAGLVLADHDYFDNVLNTLPDSYQVLNRQGIYGDFFSFYLCDVALKLNGKGGQPVYVKVAGQDTGRCTPR from the coding sequence ATGCGAGGCAACCTGGGAGGCGCCGCCTGGCGTCTGGCCGTGTTCATCGCGGTCTGCCTGCTGGGGATGTTCACGCTGTTCGCGGTGTTCGCCGAACTGCGGTTCGAGAAGGAGCTCGACTACCGGGCGCACTTCAGCAACGTCACCGGTCTGGAGAACGACGACTTCGTCCGCATCGCGGGCGTGGAGGTCGGCAAGGTCAAGAACATCAACGTCAACGACGACGGCACCGTCATGGTGGACTTCACCGCCGACGAGTCGGTGGTCCTCACCGAGGGCAACCGCGCGGTGATCCGCTACGACGACCTGATCGGCGGCCGCTACCTGGCGCTGGTCGAGGGCGCCGGCGGCACCGCCCGGCTCGACCCGGGTGACACCATCCCGATGACCCAGACCCAACCGGCGCTCGACCTCGACGCGTTGATCGGTGGCTTCCGCCCGCTGTTCCGGGCCCTGGAACCCGAACAGATCAATGCGTTGTCGGGCCAGCTGATCAGCGCGCTGCAGGGGCAGGGCGCGACCATCGGTTCGTTCCTGTCGCAGACCGCATCGTTGACCAACACCCTGGCCGACCGCGATCAATTGATCGGCGAGGTGATCGTCAACCTCAACACGGTGCTGGGTTCGCTGGCCGGGCAGAGCGAGCAGTTCGACAAGGGCGTGGTGGCCATCTCGGAACTGGTCCAGACGCTGGGCGAGCGTAAGCAGGACATTGCCAACGGCATCGCCTACACCAGCGAGGCCGCCGGCACGGTCGCCGATCTGCTGTCGGCGGCGCGTCCGCCGCTGCAGAAGGTGGTCACCGAGACGGATCGGTCGGCCGGACTGGTGCTCGCCGATCACGACTACTTCGACAACGTGCTCAACACGCTGCCGGATTCCTACCAGGTGCTCAACCGGCAGGGGATCTACGGCGACTTCTTCAGCTTCTATCTCTGCGATGTGGCGCTGAAACTCAACGGCAAGGGCGGTCAGCCGGTGTATGTGAAGGTGGCAGGCCAGGACACGGGGAGGTGCACGCCGCGATGA
- a CDS encoding virulence factor Mce family protein, whose amino-acid sequence MTRGVRMKRAAGAAVIGALTTALTACSGWTGLNSLPLPGTEGHGPDAFTIQVQMPDVDNIEQNSRVRVGDVTVGNVTKIERQGWHALVTMSLNGDVDLPANARATIGQTSLLGSLHMELAPPTDVPPEGKLQEGSLIPLSSSGAYPTTEQTLAAISLLLNGGGVGRIQDITTAFATAFSGREDDLRSLIEQLDRFIAYNNDQKDDIIAATESLNSLVGQIADQKPVVDRALETIPDALEVLKEQRVMLADALTKFGQFSALTADSVNQTKEALVQELRDLGPVLQELANAGPSLTRALSFYPTFPWPKETLDNWMRGDYGNLSLVFDLTLSRIDSGFFTGTRWEGDLTELELQWGRTIGQLPSPYTAGNPLIVPYRWDQGR is encoded by the coding sequence ATGACGCGCGGGGTGCGGATGAAGCGGGCCGCCGGGGCCGCGGTGATCGGCGCGCTGACGACGGCGCTGACCGCGTGCAGCGGTTGGACCGGACTCAACTCGCTGCCGTTGCCGGGCACCGAAGGGCACGGGCCGGACGCCTTCACGATCCAGGTCCAGATGCCCGACGTCGACAACATCGAGCAGAACTCGCGGGTGCGGGTCGGTGACGTCACCGTCGGCAACGTCACCAAGATCGAACGTCAGGGCTGGCACGCGCTGGTGACCATGAGCCTCAACGGCGACGTCGACCTGCCCGCCAACGCGCGGGCGACCATCGGGCAGACCAGCCTGCTGGGTTCGCTGCACATGGAACTGGCCCCGCCCACCGACGTTCCGCCGGAGGGCAAACTGCAGGAGGGGTCGCTGATCCCGCTGTCGTCGTCGGGCGCCTATCCGACCACCGAGCAGACGCTGGCGGCCATCTCGTTGCTGCTCAACGGCGGCGGCGTCGGCCGGATCCAGGACATCACCACCGCGTTCGCGACGGCCTTCTCGGGCCGCGAGGACGATCTGCGCAGCCTGATCGAACAGCTCGACCGCTTCATCGCCTACAACAACGATCAAAAAGACGACATCATCGCGGCCACCGAGAGCCTCAACAGCCTGGTGGGCCAGATCGCCGACCAGAAGCCCGTCGTCGACCGGGCGCTGGAGACCATCCCGGATGCGCTCGAGGTGCTCAAGGAACAGCGGGTCATGCTGGCCGACGCGCTGACCAAATTCGGCCAGTTCAGCGCGCTGACCGCCGACTCGGTCAACCAGACCAAGGAGGCCCTGGTCCAGGAACTGCGCGACCTCGGTCCGGTACTGCAGGAGCTCGCCAATGCGGGCCCTTCGCTGACCCGCGCGCTGAGCTTTTACCCGACCTTCCCGTGGCCCAAGGAAACCTTGGACAACTGGATGCGCGGGGACTACGGCAACCTCAGCCTGGTGTTCGACCTGACGCTGAGCCGCATCGACAGCGGCTTCTTCACCGGCACCCGGTGGGAGGGCGACCTCACCGAACTGGAACTGCAGTGGGGCCGGACCATCGGTCAGCTGCCGAGCCCGTACACGGCCGGCAACCCGCTGATCGTGCCGTACCGCTGGGATCAGGGGCGCTAG
- a CDS encoding ABC transporter permease, which yields MTAAPNTAVRLRRTLGEWAEGWNRIGRQTKFYGYTIKGVWDAVVYYKGEVIRLMAAMGLGAGALAVIGGTIAIVGFLTLTTGALVAVQGYSQFASIGVEALTGFASAFFNVRLIAPLTAGVGMAATIGAGATAQLGAMRINEEIDALEVMGIRTIAYLASSRVIAGVIVVIPLYCVAVLMSFLAARVGTTFFYGQATGVYDHYFRTFLNPVDLIWSFLQAVAMALVIMLVHTYYGFTASGGPAGVGEAVGRAVRTSLIVAALVTVMISLSVYGQSGNFNLSG from the coding sequence ATGACCGCCGCGCCGAATACCGCTGTGCGCCTGCGTCGCACGCTGGGGGAGTGGGCCGAGGGCTGGAACCGGATCGGCCGGCAGACCAAGTTCTACGGCTACACGATCAAGGGCGTGTGGGACGCCGTCGTCTACTACAAGGGCGAGGTCATCCGGTTGATGGCCGCGATGGGCCTGGGCGCGGGCGCGCTCGCGGTCATCGGCGGCACCATCGCCATCGTCGGCTTCCTGACGCTGACCACCGGCGCGCTGGTGGCGGTGCAGGGCTACAGCCAGTTCGCGTCCATCGGCGTCGAGGCGCTGACCGGCTTCGCCTCCGCCTTCTTCAACGTGCGGTTGATCGCGCCGCTGACCGCCGGTGTCGGCATGGCCGCGACCATCGGCGCCGGCGCCACCGCGCAACTCGGCGCCATGCGGATCAACGAGGAGATCGACGCGCTGGAGGTGATGGGGATCCGCACCATCGCCTACCTGGCGTCCTCGCGGGTGATCGCCGGCGTGATCGTCGTGATCCCGCTGTACTGCGTCGCGGTGCTGATGTCCTTCCTGGCGGCCCGGGTGGGCACCACCTTCTTCTACGGCCAGGCCACCGGCGTGTACGACCACTACTTCCGGACCTTCCTCAACCCGGTCGACCTCATCTGGTCGTTCCTGCAGGCCGTGGCGATGGCGCTGGTGATCATGCTGGTGCACACCTACTACGGCTTCACCGCGTCCGGCGGCCCGGCGGGCGTCGGCGAGGCGGTGGGACGCGCGGTGCGTACCTCACTCATCGTCGCCGCGCTGGTAACCGTGATGATCTCGCTGTCCGTCTACGGGCAGTCCGGCAACTTCAACCTGTCGGGGTAG
- a CDS encoding MCE family protein, translated as MHLTRKTLTQMSILIAIAAIAGSVMVFNFIGLPGMLFGIGQYQVAVQLPEAGGLYERANVTYRGTEVGRVKAVRLENGGVVADLTLESKVKIPADLDASVGSVSAVGEQYVDLVPRTGNPPFLQDGDVIPRERTFVPIDVNSVLDATNRGLQAIPRENLTTVVDEAYTAVGGLGPELSRLVQGSTQLAIDARANLGELTTLIDQSAPVLDSQTDTSSAIQTWAANLANISGQLKQEDAAVAGVLQQGPGAADETRALFDELKPSLPILLANLVSVGEVAVTYQPSLEQLLVLLPQGAAVTSAIGVANRHTRQDYRGAYLSFNLNLNLPPPCVTGFIPAQQKRVPAEVDHPDRPAGDVYCRIPQDSAFNVRGARNIPCTTVPGKRAPSVRMCESDEVYQPLNDGFNWKGDPNATNSGQAVPQLPGGTSPAEAAPPAAPPLPPIAAAEYEPSSGTYVGPDGQIYTQANLAQSATEEQTWQTMLLPPKGN; from the coding sequence ATGCATCTGACACGCAAGACCCTCACCCAGATGTCGATCCTGATCGCCATCGCGGCGATTGCCGGGTCGGTGATGGTGTTCAACTTCATCGGCCTGCCCGGAATGTTGTTCGGGATCGGCCAGTACCAGGTGGCCGTCCAGCTGCCGGAGGCCGGCGGTCTCTACGAGCGCGCCAACGTCACCTACCGCGGCACCGAGGTCGGCCGGGTCAAGGCGGTCCGGTTGGAGAACGGCGGCGTGGTCGCCGATCTCACCCTGGAATCGAAGGTCAAGATTCCCGCCGATCTCGACGCGTCGGTGGGCAGCGTGTCCGCCGTCGGTGAGCAGTACGTGGACCTGGTGCCGCGCACCGGCAACCCGCCCTTCCTGCAGGACGGCGACGTGATCCCGCGGGAACGCACGTTCGTCCCTATCGACGTCAACTCAGTGCTGGACGCGACCAACCGTGGGCTGCAGGCGATCCCGCGGGAGAACCTGACGACCGTCGTCGACGAGGCCTATACCGCGGTCGGCGGTCTGGGGCCGGAGCTGTCGCGGCTGGTGCAGGGCTCCACGCAGCTGGCCATCGATGCCCGCGCCAACCTCGGCGAGCTGACCACGCTGATCGACCAGTCCGCCCCCGTGTTGGATTCGCAGACCGACACCTCCAGCGCCATCCAGACCTGGGCGGCGAACCTGGCCAACATCAGCGGCCAGCTCAAGCAGGAGGACGCCGCGGTGGCGGGGGTGCTGCAGCAGGGGCCCGGCGCGGCCGACGAGACCCGCGCGCTGTTCGACGAGCTGAAGCCCAGCCTGCCGATCCTGCTGGCGAACCTGGTCAGCGTCGGCGAGGTGGCCGTCACCTATCAGCCGAGCCTCGAGCAGTTGCTGGTGCTGCTGCCCCAGGGCGCAGCCGTGACCTCGGCGATCGGTGTCGCCAACCGGCATACCCGCCAGGACTACCGCGGCGCGTACCTGAGCTTCAACCTCAACCTGAACCTGCCGCCGCCCTGCGTCACCGGCTTCATCCCGGCCCAGCAGAAGCGGGTGCCCGCCGAGGTCGACCATCCCGACCGCCCGGCTGGCGACGTCTACTGCCGGATCCCGCAGGACTCGGCGTTCAACGTCCGCGGTGCCCGCAACATCCCCTGCACGACGGTGCCCGGCAAACGCGCCCCTTCGGTGCGGATGTGCGAGAGCGACGAGGTCTACCAACCGCTCAACGACGGTTTCAACTGGAAGGGCGACCCCAACGCGACGAACTCGGGGCAGGCCGTCCCGCAGTTGCCCGGGGGGACCTCACCTGCGGAAGCAGCACCGCCGGCCGCGCCGCCGCTGCCGCCGATCGCAGCCGCTGAATACGAACCGAGCAGTGGCACGTACGTTGGACCGGACGGGCAGATCTACACCCAAGCCAATTTGGCCCAGAGCGCCACAGAGGAGCAAACATGGCAGACGATGCTGCTGCCCCCGAAGGGGAACTGA